One stretch of Oncorhynchus masou masou isolate Uvic2021 chromosome 9, UVic_Omas_1.1, whole genome shotgun sequence DNA includes these proteins:
- the LOC135546599 gene encoding secretogranin-2b-like, with protein MPSLPTLSSVGMAFLFSLLLLFFLGSGSVQGASLREHRLKGSELDTQQVDTPYLPTNADMLKALEYIESLRQRTGGGAPAPLTPDYDTTNMDTDSEKLRSMLRLASPVQTSQRNIGQDQDEEGERNKEEKTQEWLQAVLSTLEQTEKGAKPAPVRPSVARHTLGKGQRPGNEESQLGEGVAYPWSQQQHTNRPHRKYPLMFEDEDGEEESRAPGRESPFKRTNENMEGKYTPQNLANLQSVFEELGRIANAKAGHKRQTEDDEEDDDDDMFRVRNLAYEDVMGGEDWAPLEEQVETEDEESDNRQEFDRGLEDDEEDDDNEDEEIEEVKRSSHPGPREHDADDITKLVDYYLLKVLEKTEQEEQKREREEEEREERRATQTLYSDKPVDPQAIYQLIQISQKLQIPPEDLMDMLKSEEMTKQDRTPLRAQAHSRTPNDLARVEDKLTQIYPKKKKIPLETFFNRRLPETQTSNVPYEINTEDIQKILGLGSVANQNAAALKKQKQHTSPPLRFYAPVGRQKDYMFSEPNVQEKGKGDYDNAVDEDELETYLAAQMLVQYPQAANKADQKKRASQPPSQDDNVLGKFEQAVQAYLDQMDSDKSQPQKRQSEAEDRGGALQMHGLDDDMLLKVLGYLNPETEEGEDKDLYAKTGKGM; from the coding sequence ATGCCATCACTCCCCACGCTCTCCTCGGTAGGGATGGCCTTCCTcttctccctgctcctcctcttcttcctgggCTCTGGCAGTGTCCAGGGGGCCTCTCTCAGAGAACACAGACTGAAAGGCAGTGAGCTGGACACCCAGCAAGTAGACACCCCCTACCTCCCCACCAACGCAGACATGCTCAAGGCCTTGGAGTACATTGAGAGCCTCCGCCAGCGTACCGGGGGAGGGGCGCCAGCCCCACTCACCCCAGACTACGACACCACCAACATGGACACAGACTCAGAGAAACTCCGCTCCATGTTGAGGCTAGCCTCTCCTGTCCAGACCAGTCAGCGTAATATCGGCCAGGACCAGGATGAGGAAGGGGAGCGCAACAAGGAGGAAAAGACCCAGGAGTGGCTGCAGGCGGTGCTGAGTACCCTCGAGCAGACCGAGAAGGGCGCCAAGCCAGCCCCTGTGAGGCCCAGTGTAGCCCGCCACACTCTGGGCAAAGGGCAGAGACCAGGGAATGAGGAGAGCCAGTTGGGAGAGGGCGTGGCATATCCATGGTCACAGCAGCAGCATACCAACCGGCCTCACAGGAAGTACCCACTGATGTTTGAAGATGAGGACGGTGAGGAAGAAAGCAGAGCCCCAGGCCGCGAGAGCCCCTTCAAACGCACCAATGAGAACATGGAAGGGAAGTACACACCCCAGAACCTGGCCAACCTGCAGTCTGTGTTTGAGGAACTGGGGAGGATAGCCAATGCCAAGGCTGGGCACAAACGCCAGACTGAGGATGATGAAGAGGATGATGATGACGACATGTTCCGGGTAAGGAATCTGGCCTATGAGGATGTGATGGGGGGAGAGGACTGGGCACCCTTAGAGGAGCAGGTGGAGACGGAGGACGAGGAGAGTGACAACAGGCAGGAGTTCGACAGAGGCTTGGAGGATGATGAAGAGGATGATGATAATGAAGATGAGGAGATTGAGGAGGTCAAGCGATCGAGCCACCCGGGTCCGAGAGAACATGACGCAGATGACATCACCAAACTGGTCGACTACTACCTTCTGAAAGTGTTAGAGAAAACAgagcaggaggagcagaagagagagcgagaagaagaggagagggaagagaggagggcaaCTCAAACTCTGTATAGCGACAAGCCGGTAGATCCACAAGCCATTTACCAGCTCATCCAAATCTCCCAGAAACTACAGATCCCACCAGAAGACCTGATGGACATGCTGAAGAGTGAGGAGATGACaaaacaggacaggacaccactGAGGGCACAAGCACATTCTCGGACACCCAACGATCTGGCCAGGGTAGAGGACAAACTAACTCAGATCTACCCTAAGAAAAAAAAGATCCCTCTAGAGACATTCTTCAACAGACGGCTGCCTGAGACCCAAACAAGCAACGTCCCATACGAAATAAACACAGAAGACATTCAAAAAATCCTCGGGCTGGGAAGTGTGGCAAATCAGAACGCAGCCGCGCTCAAGAAGCAGAAACAGCATACAAGCCCACCGTTAAGGTTTTACGCACCAGTTGGAAGGCAGAAAGACTACATGTTCTCTGAGCCAAACGTCCAAGAGAAAGGAAAGGGCGACTACGACAACGCTGTCGACGAAGACGAGCTGGAGACGTACCTGGCTGCCCAGATGTTGGTGCAGTATCCGCAGGCAGCAAACAAGGCAGACCAAAAAAAGCGCGCATCGCAGCCTCCCTCACAAGACGATAATGTGCTGGGAAAGTTCGAGCAGGCAGTACAGGCCTACTTAGACCAAATGGACTCAGACAAAAGCCAGCCTCAGAAAAGGCAGTCAGAAGCTGAGGACAGAGGCGGTGCTTTGCAAATGCATGGCTTGGATGACGACATGCTGCTGAAAGTTCTAGGCTATCTGAACCCAGAGACCGAAGAGGGCGAAGATAAGGACCTTTACGCCAAAACTGGCAAAGGAATGTAG